The genomic segment GCTTTTGGAATTCCGTATAGTGTATTTTATATGGGGGATTTTAGTGTTTGGGAATTGGAAGGAAACCCATTTGATTATTTTGATGAAATTATTAAAAATGAAATGGTCCAGGAGGAGAATGAAAATAAAGAAGTTGAAATTGCTAAGAAACTTGGCGATGGATATTTCATGATAGATCTACAGGAATTAGAGCTGATAAATCCTGAAATAACTTCTAAAAAGGCAATAATTCCTTATTTAGAAAAAGAGGATGTTAAAAAAATAGAAGTACGCTGTTGTCATGTACCGCCTTGGCTGGTTGCAAAAATGGACAAGGGTGAAATCTTATTATCCATTAATGAGATAAAAAGAAATGATTATATGGTAACTGTACAGAAAAATGTTTGAGGCACATGAAAGAAATAATAGACTAGGAGGCGAATTTATGGAGAAAATAATAACTAAGTATGGTATTTTAAATGATGCTATTATTGCTGAGTATTATTCCACTGGAGAACCAGAAGCGTATAAGGTGGAAGAATACAGTGAATTAAAAGTTTTAGACTATAATTTAGTACCGTTGCATGGATTTGTAGATGAAAGAAGAAAAGAATTTCCACCAGTAAAGGTATTTAAGAATGGCAATATTAAGAGTATTTCATTAAATGATTTGACAGTAATAAATACTAGTATAGGTGTATTTGAAGTTGAAAAAATAACATTCTATGAAGATGGTGAAATAAATAGATTGTTTCCTTTGGATGGAAGATTGTCAGGGTATTGGACTGAAGATGATGAATATAAATTAGCAAAAGCTTATAAATTTAGTTTTGATTTTTCATCATTTGAAGCTAAGATTATGTCTCTTCATTTTTATGAAACACAAGAACTTAGAAGTATCACATTGTGGCCAAAAGAAAAAATTAAAATAAATGTTGGAGAATGTAATTTCGCAGGGAGAATAGGAGTCTCTTTATATAAAAGCGGAAAAATAAACTCCTGTGAGCCATTAATTGCAACAAATATAAAAACGCCAATTGGAAAAATCGAAGCTTATGACGTTAATGCAATGGGAATTCATGGGGATAGTAATTCTTTAGAATTTTATGAGGATGGAAGCATAAAATCTCTTATCACATCTACTAATACAATTACAATTAAAACATCGGAAGGTGACACGATTTTTCATTCTCCAAAAAAAATTAGATTGTATTCTAACAGTGAAGTTCTGGATACGATAACTTTAAAGGTGGAATTTATTGATGATAAGGTCATAATAGATAAACAATATGAATATGAAATTAAAGAAAATAAATTTGAGATAAAAGCATTTGGGGAAAGGCACTTTACCCTTAATGGAGATAGAAATAAATAATTCTCATTAAATTTAACAAAACACGAATGATTTTGATAAATTGATAAAAATATATCGTTATCATTAAAAAAGTTATAGAAAATAAAAAAATAGTTTGCAATATCAGTTTTTTGTGATATTATAGTTTCAATAAATAAAACAAACAAATGAAAAACAGAAATTAATAAAAAAGTAATTTATACACAAGTTTTTTTTGAAACAATATAACTTAAATTAAAAAATGAATATTAACCTGTCATTAAGGCAATGGAGTCTAAGTGTTTAACTCAATGAGGAAGTTAACGACTTAGATTTTTTTATTACAATGAAAGGACAAAGGAGTCTATTTTATTATAACTATTAATAGTTAAATAAATTAGGCTTATTTTTTTAAACTAATTTACTGTTATATTAATACAAATAAGTTATAACGACCCATTTGGGCTTATATAATCTATTTAATTAAGAGGAGGAAACTAATATGAGACAAGTAGCTATTTATGGAAAAGGTGGTATAGGAAAATCTACAACCACACAAAATTTAACTTCAGCTTTAGCTGAAATGGGAAAGAATATAATGATAGTAGGATGTGATCCTAAAGCAGATTCTACAAGATTAGTTCTTGGAGGTTTAGCACAAAAAACAGTTCTAGATACTTTAAGAGAAGAAGGAGACGATATTGAATTAGATGCAATCTTGAAAACAGGATATGGAAATATAAGATGCGTTGAATCAGGCGGACCAGAACCAGGAGTTGGATGTGCAGGTAGAGGTATTATTACTTCAATAGGAATGCTTGAACAATTAGGAGCATATACACCTGATTTAGACTATGTATTTTATGATGTACTCGGAGACGTTGTATGTGGTGGTTTTGCAATGCCAATCAGAGAAGGTAAAGCACAAGAAATATACATCGTAGCATCTGGAGAAATGATGGCACTATATGCAGCTAACAATATTTCAAAAGGTATTCAAAAATATGCTAAAACTGGTGGAGTTAGATTAGGTGGAATCATTTGTAACAGTAGAAAAGTTGATAGAGAATACGAACTATTAGAAGCATTTGCAAAAGAGCTTGGAAGTCAACTTATTCACTTTGTACCTAGAGATAATATGGTTCAAAGAGCAGAAATACACAAACAAACAGTTATAGAATTTGATCCAAAGGCTGATCAAGCTGATGAATACAGAACATTAGCTAAAAATATAGAAAATAATAAAATGTTTGTTATTCCAAAACCAATGAAACAAGAAAGATTAGAAGAAATATTAATGGAATATGGTTTAATGGATATCTAGGATCAATGCACAATTATCAATTCACAATTCACAATTATTAATTAATGTTGAAGCTCATAAAGAAAGTTTTGTTAACCCAATAGAAGATTCCAACAAGGGGAAAGATCTGCTATCCAAATGCAAGATGCCCGCAAGGGGAAAGTTCTGCTATCCAAATACAAGATTTGGAGCATCACTTTTGGAGCACCACTTTTCCATTCAGGATTTTTTGAATTCAATTATTTATAATGTGAAATTTAAGTTGAAAAATATATAAAACAAAATATTAAATAAAAGGAGATAGAGAGATATGTATATGATTCGCGCAATAATAAGACCAGAAAGGGTTAGTACTGTGCTTTCAGAATTATTGGATGCTGGCTTCCCAGAAGTAACGAAGATGGCGGTTTATGGTAGAGGAAAACAAAAAGGAATCAAAGTTGGAGAAATATATTATGATGAACTTCCAAAAGAGATGCTTCTGATTGCAGTTAAAGATGAAGATAAAGACGATGTCATAAAAGTAATAATGAGAAATTCTAGAACTGGAGAAAAAGGTGCATTTGGAGATGGAAAAATATTCGTTGCACCAATTGAGGAAGTATACACTGTAAGTAGTGGGAAATCAGGATTATAAAATTGAAATAGGAGGAATAGCTTTATGAAAGAAGTTATGTGTATTATTCGTTTGAATAAAGTTAATAAAACTAAAGAAGCACTCGCAGAAGCTGGCTTTCCATCCATTACTTGCAGAAAAGTACTTGGAAGAGGCAAGAAATCAATTGATATAGCTTTAGTTGAAGCTTATATGGAAACTGGTGAAGTGCCACCAACATCGTATGGTGAGAATTTATCAGAAAGAGGAAGATTAATACCTAAAAGATTTATAACTTTAGTAGTAAAAGATGACGAAGTAAAAACAGTAGTAGAGACTGTGATAAGTGTAAATTCAACTGGGACTCCAGGAGATGGAAAGATATTTGTATTACCAGTTGAAGAAGTATACAGAGTCAGAGATGGACAAATAGGTGAAGAGGCAATTTAAAGTGTGGAGGTGAAGTTAATGAGTAAAGTTGATAGCGTTTTGGACAAGTATAGTGCCAAAGTATATAAAAACAGAAAGAAACATATGCTTGAACTTGAGCAGGAAACTCAAGAAATAGATGCAAATAGAAGAACTATACCAGGAGTTATGACACATAGAGGATGTTGTTATGCTGGATGTAAAGGTGTTGTTCTTGGACCATTAAAAGATATAGTACTTTTAACTCATGGACCGATAGGATGTGGATATTATTCATGGGGTACTAGAAGAAATAAAGCAGTACCACAAAAAGGTGACGGAAACTTTATACAATATTGTTTTTCTACAAATTTAGGTGAAAGTGATATCGTATTTGGTGGAGAAAAGAAATTAAAGGCTGCTATAAAAGAAATTGTAGATATATTTAATCCAAAAGCAATATTTATCTGTGCAACATGTCCAGTTGGACTTATAGGTGATGACTTACCAGCAGTTGCAAATGAATCTAAAGAATTGTATGGAATTGATGTTATATCATTCCCTTGTGAAGGATATAAAGGTGTATCTCAATCAGCAGGACATCATATTGCAAATAACAAGCTGATAAAATCTGTAATCGGAACTATGGATTACACACCAAAAACTCATTCAGTTAATATCCTTGGTGAGTATAACATAGGTGGTGACGCTTGGGAAATAGAAAGAATTCTAAAGAAAATAGGCTATGAAGTTATATCAGTCATGACAGGTGATGCTAGCATTGACGATATAAGAAAAGCCCATACTGCAGATTTAAATCTAGTCCAATGTCACCGTTCCATTAATTATATCGCAGAAATGATGAAAATTCAATATGGTACTGCGTGGATAAAAGTTGATTTTATCGGAGTTGATTGTACTGTTAGAACTTTAAGAGATATTGCGAAATTCTTTAATGATCCAGAGTTCACAGAAAGAACTGAAGCTGTTATAGCTGAAGAGCTTGAAGATATTAAAGATGATATGGATTATTATAGAAGCAAGTTAACTGGTAAAAAGGCAGGTTTATATGTTGGAGGTTCAAGATCCCACCATTATCAAATGCTATTAAATGACTTAGGTGTAGAAACATTAGTTGCAGGATTTGAATTTGCACATAGAGATGATTATGAAGGTAGAGAAGTAATACCAACTATAATTGAAGATGCGGATTTAAAAAATATCGAAGTATTAGAAGTAGAAAAAATTGAAGGTAAATATAAACCAGTTAAAACAGATGAAGAATTAGAAGAATTAAAGAAAGAAATCATTAATTTAGAATATTATCCAGGTATGATGCGTGACATGAAAAAAGGTTCGATTGTAGTTGATGACTTAAATGAATTTGAAACAGAAGAATTTATTAAAAAGTTAAAACTTGACATGTTTTTCTCAGGCATTAAGGATAAATATATAATACAAAAAGGTGGAGTATTATCAAGACAATTGCACTCTTATGATTATAGTGGACCTTATGCAGGATTTAAGGGCGCTGCAAACTTTGGTAGAGATGTAACAATGAGTTTATATACTCCAGCATGGAAATACACTGTAGCTCCATGGAAAACAGAATCAATATTAGAAGGAACATTTGGAGGTGAGGTATAATGTTAGATTTAACTCCTAAAGAAATTAAGGAAAGAAAAGCGATTACTATTAATCCTAGTAAAACATGTCAACCTGTTGGTGCTATGTATGCAGCTCTTGGAGTTCATGGATGTATGCCCCACAGTCATGGTTCACAAGGTTGTTGCTCATATCATAGAACAGTTTTATCTAGACATTTCAAAGAACCAGCTATAGCAACTAGTTCATCATTTAGTGAAGGTGCTTGTGTATTTGGTGGTGGTAGCAATATTAAAACTGCTGTTAAAAATATCTTTGATATGTATGATCCAGAAATAATTGCAGTTCATACTACATGTTTATCAGAAACAATTGGTGATGATTTAAAAGGTTTTATTGATGCTATAGATATTCCAGAAGGAAAATATGTGTTACATGCAAATACCCCAAGTTATGTTGGATCACATATTACAGGATTCTCTAATATGGTTACTGGCTTTATTAAAGGTTTATCTAAAACAACTGGAGTAAAGAACGGAAAAATGTGCGTGATTCCTGGATTCGTTAACCCTGGCGATATGCGTGAAGTAAAGAGATTATTAAAGCTTATGGGTGTAGATTTCACAATGTTACCAGATACAACTGGAGTTTTTGATGCTCCGATGACTGGAAAATATGAAATGTATCCAAAAGGTGGTACAAAGATTCAAGATATTATTGAATTAGGTGACTGCGAAAAAACATTAGCACTAGGAAGTTTTGCTTCAGAAGCAGGAGCTGCTACTCTTGAAAAATCATTCAAGATTCCATACTCTACATTAAAAATGCCAATAGGTATTGGTTCTACAGATGAGTTAATTATGGAATTAAGTAAATTCAGCAAGCAGCAAGTTCCTTATGAACTTGAAGAAGAAAGAGGACAATTAGTTGATATAATGATTGACTCTCATCCATATTATGATGGAAAGAAAGTAGCTTTATATGGAGATCCAGATGTACTAATTGCTTTATCTAAATTCTTATTAGAGCTTGGAATGATTCCTAAGTATGTAATTACAGGAACTCCATCCAATGTATTTGAAAAACAAATGCAAGCATTGTTTGATGAATTTGGTGTTGAAGGCTGCATAGCTAAACAAGATGCCGATCTTTTTGAATTACATCAATTAATTAAGAATGAATCTGTTGATTTACTAATGGGTGGAACTCATGGTAAATACATAGCAAGAGCTGAAGATATTCCACTAGTTAGAATTGGATTCCCAGTATTAGATAGATATGTTCATTCATATATGCCTAATGTTGGATATAGAGGTGCTATGAGATTATTAGAATTAATGCTTGGTGCATTAATGGATAGACAAGATAGAGATGTAAAAGATGAAGATTTTGAATTAGTAATGTAGATAAATATGTGGAATTTAAGGTTGTGTGGTAGTCAGCCGAAAGAGATGTTACTCTGTTGTTTCGGTTGCTATAGAATAAAGTTGTGAAGTTCTAGCATTATAAGTTGTACCCATTTTTGCATGCTCCCAATGCAAGATTGGGACAAGCAGAAATGGAACAACTTATAATTAAGAACTTCTACGACTTTATTCTAAATGCAACGCTGCACAAAAGAGTAACACCTCTTTCTGGATAGAGTATACACTAAAAGTTAAATTTAAATGTTGATTTATCTATCTAAAGGAGTGCGTGAAGTAAGTTGGAAAGTAATGCATTTGGATAAGCGAAAATGGAATGATTTCTAATGAAGAAATCCTACATTAGTATTCTAAATGCAACACTGCATATTATGACCCTTTTGGTTACAAAAGAGTACTCACCATTTCTAGTGTAGTGTATACTCCCAAACTTAAATTTACTTTTTAAATTTATTTATCTAAAAATAGTGTGTGAAGTGAGTGTTTAATAAGATGTGTATTTGGGATAAGTAATAATGGATAATTTATAATGAAGAAATCCTGTGGCAGTATTCTAGATGAAACGCTACATATTATGAACCCTGTGATTACAAAAGGGTAATATCTCTTTTGGGATATAGTCTTCACTGCAAGTTAAGTTTAAATGTTGATTTATTTATTTAAAAGAGTACCCACCATTTCTGGTGTAGTGTATATCTAAAATTTAAATTTGTTTTTTTAAATTTATTTATTTGGAAAGAGTGTGTGAAATAGTATAAACCAAATCATATATATATTGCAATTTACAATTCACAATTCACAATTCACAATTCAAAATGCACAATTCACAATTACAGTAAGTTTCTTGTAATATTTTTAGAATTGTGATGAAGAATTAGTTTTGTAAAAGATCTTAAATAAAAAAAGCAGCTATGCACGTATAAAAAGAGTGGCTTTGCCACAATGCGGAACTTTGCTGCAATTAAGATCAGATCTAAGAAGATATGTTAAATTCAAAAAAGTTAATAATTTCAATGATTGAGCAATTGAACATGGATAAAACATGTCAATTGCTCTATTTATTAATAGGGATTTTAATGCTTATTAATATTGAAAATTGAGAATGTAGAATGAGTAATAAATTTTGTTATAAGGAATTTGTAAAAAATGTATTGTGTGCATTATTTAAAGAAAAGTTAACTTTCATCCTTTATTCTCAATTCTCAATCTATAATTACAAATTTAAAAGGTGGTGTGTGACATTATGGAAAAAAGGATATCTAATTCACTTCTTGAAGAAAGAGAAGATTTTGTGTGTTTTAAAGAAGGTCATAATAAAAAATCTATGAAGTGTGATGGTGATAGTGTATCAGGATCAGTTAGTCAAAGAGCGTGTGTATATTGTGGAGCAAGAGTTGTATTAAATCCAATAACAGATGCATACCACATAGTTCATGGACCTATTGGCTGTGCTAGTTACACTTGGGATATAAGAGGAAGTCTTTCAAGTGGTGAAAATTTATATAGAAATAGTTTTTCAACTGATTTAAGTGAACAAGATGTTATTTTTGGTGGTGAGAAAAAATTAATTGCTGCTATAGAGGGAATAATGGAAAATCATAATCCTAAGTTGATTTTTGTTTATGCAACTTGCATTGTTGGTGTAATAGGCGATGATGTTAAAGCCGTATGCAAAATGGCTGAGGAAAAATATAATGTACCTGTTATTCCAGTTATGTCGCCAGGGTTTTCTGGAAATAAATCTAAAGGATATAAATTAGCTTGCAATGCATTAATGAATTTATTTTCTAGAAATATTCTGCCTAAGAGAAAAGGAATTAATATGTTAGGTGATTTTAATTTAGCTGGTGAAATATGGATTGTTAAAGAGTATCTAAAGAAAATTGGAGTAGATGTGATATCAACTATTACTGGAGACTCCAGTTATGCCAAATTAGTCAAAGCCAGCAGCGCAAGTTTTAATGTTGTTCAATGTGCTGGATCCATGACATATTTAGCAAAGAGAATGGAAGCAGAAATGGATATTCCTTTCGTTAAAATAAGTTTTGTGGGGCTTGAGGATACAAAAAATTCATTGCTCAGAATAGCAAGCTTATTTGGAGATGAAGAAATGCTAGCAAAAGCTAAGGCATTTGTTAAAGAAGAAGAAGAAAAAATAATGCCTATATTAGAGAAATATAAGGAAAATCTTAAGGGGAAAAAAGCTGCAATATATGTAGGCGGAGGATTTAAAGCAATCTCCTTAATCAAACAGTTTAATGAACTTGGAATAGATACAGTAATGGTTGGAACACAAACTGGAAAGAAAGATGATTATGAAGTTATAAATAGTTTAGTTAAGGATGGAACAGTAGTTTTGGACGATGCAAATCCTTCGGAATTAGAAAAATTTATGATTGAGCAGGATGTAGATATTTTAGTTGGAGGGGTTAAGGAAAGACCACTTGCTTATAAATTGGGAGTTGCCTTTTGTGACCATAATCATGAAAGAAAGCATCCTCTTGGTGGATTTGTAGGAGCTGTTAATTTCGCAAAGGAAATTAATCTTTCAATTAATAGTCCTGTATGGAAGTATGTAAAGGAGAGTGAAGAGAATGAAGGAATCTAAAAGTTATGTAAATCTAACCGTAAATCCATGCAAAATGTGTATGCCTATAGGAGTTAGCAATGCTTTATATGGAATTAAAAATTGCATGACTATATTACATGGTTCGCAAGGTTGTAGTACATATATTAGAAGACATATGGCAACACACTATAATGAGCCTGTAGATATTGCTTCATCTTCACTAACTGAAGAAGGAACTGTTTATGGTGGTGAAAATAATTTGATTAAAGGATTAGAAAATTTAATTAAATTATATAATCCAGAAGTTATAGGTATTGCAACAACTTGCCTTGCAGAAACCATAGGAGAGGATGTAGTAAGGCTTTCAAAGATATTTTATGAAAAGCACCCAGATAGTAAAGTTAAATTAATACCAATACAATCGCCTGGTTACGGTGGAACCCAATATGGCGGATATTTTACAGCATTAAGGGCAGTTGTAGAAAATGTAGAAATGTATACAGATAAAAATGAAAAAGTAAATGTTATTGCCGGGCCAATGAGCAGTGCAGATATGAGAGAGATAAAAGAAATATTGGATGATTTTAAAATTGATTATATATTGCTGCCTGATTTGTCTGAGAACTTAGATGGAGTTCATAGCAAAAAATATAATAGGCTGCCAAGCAATGGTACAAGTATAGAAGAAATTAAATTTATGGGTGGTGCAAAAGCTACTATTGAATTAACTACATTTATTAAAGAAGAATATTCCGTAGGAAGTTATTTAGAGGAGAATTTTGGAGTTAAGAATTTTAGAATTAATGTTCCAAGAGGTCTTAGAGATACTGATAATTTTTTAAAAGTGCTAGCTAAAATATCAGGAAATCCAATTCCAGAAAAATATAAAAAACAAAGAGGAAGATACTTAGACGCTATGATTGATTCTCATAAATATAATGC from the Clostridium beijerinckii genome contains:
- a CDS encoding Fe-only nitrogenase accessory AnfO family protein yields the protein MDKIGVFLNEKDLISSFEEARYVKIFAKEKHLWKTKKTILINRAGGEKSINEIRQEYKNVINEMDDCKIIIVKKAFGIPYSVFYMGDFSVWELEGNPFDYFDEIIKNEMVQEENENKEVEIAKKLGDGYFMIDLQELELINPEITSKKAIIPYLEKEDVKKIEVRCCHVPPWLVAKMDKGEILLSINEIKRNDYMVTVQKNV
- the nifH gene encoding nitrogenase iron protein, translated to MRQVAIYGKGGIGKSTTTQNLTSALAEMGKNIMIVGCDPKADSTRLVLGGLAQKTVLDTLREEGDDIELDAILKTGYGNIRCVESGGPEPGVGCAGRGIITSIGMLEQLGAYTPDLDYVFYDVLGDVVCGGFAMPIREGKAQEIYIVASGEMMALYAANNISKGIQKYAKTGGVRLGGIICNSRKVDREYELLEAFAKELGSQLIHFVPRDNMVQRAEIHKQTVIEFDPKADQADEYRTLAKNIENNKMFVIPKPMKQERLEEILMEYGLMDI
- a CDS encoding P-II family nitrogen regulator, whose product is MYMIRAIIRPERVSTVLSELLDAGFPEVTKMAVYGRGKQKGIKVGEIYYDELPKEMLLIAVKDEDKDDVIKVIMRNSRTGEKGAFGDGKIFVAPIEEVYTVSSGKSGL
- a CDS encoding P-II family nitrogen regulator, giving the protein MKEVMCIIRLNKVNKTKEALAEAGFPSITCRKVLGRGKKSIDIALVEAYMETGEVPPTSYGENLSERGRLIPKRFITLVVKDDEVKTVVETVISVNSTGTPGDGKIFVLPVEEVYRVRDGQIGEEAI
- a CDS encoding nitrogenase component I subunit alpha, whose amino-acid sequence is MSKVDSVLDKYSAKVYKNRKKHMLELEQETQEIDANRRTIPGVMTHRGCCYAGCKGVVLGPLKDIVLLTHGPIGCGYYSWGTRRNKAVPQKGDGNFIQYCFSTNLGESDIVFGGEKKLKAAIKEIVDIFNPKAIFICATCPVGLIGDDLPAVANESKELYGIDVISFPCEGYKGVSQSAGHHIANNKLIKSVIGTMDYTPKTHSVNILGEYNIGGDAWEIERILKKIGYEVISVMTGDASIDDIRKAHTADLNLVQCHRSINYIAEMMKIQYGTAWIKVDFIGVDCTVRTLRDIAKFFNDPEFTERTEAVIAEELEDIKDDMDYYRSKLTGKKAGLYVGGSRSHHYQMLLNDLGVETLVAGFEFAHRDDYEGREVIPTIIEDADLKNIEVLEVEKIEGKYKPVKTDEELEELKKEIINLEYYPGMMRDMKKGSIVVDDLNEFETEEFIKKLKLDMFFSGIKDKYIIQKGGVLSRQLHSYDYSGPYAGFKGAANFGRDVTMSLYTPAWKYTVAPWKTESILEGTFGGEV
- the nifK gene encoding nitrogenase molybdenum-iron protein subunit beta encodes the protein MLDLTPKEIKERKAITINPSKTCQPVGAMYAALGVHGCMPHSHGSQGCCSYHRTVLSRHFKEPAIATSSSFSEGACVFGGGSNIKTAVKNIFDMYDPEIIAVHTTCLSETIGDDLKGFIDAIDIPEGKYVLHANTPSYVGSHITGFSNMVTGFIKGLSKTTGVKNGKMCVIPGFVNPGDMREVKRLLKLMGVDFTMLPDTTGVFDAPMTGKYEMYPKGGTKIQDIIELGDCEKTLALGSFASEAGAATLEKSFKIPYSTLKMPIGIGSTDELIMELSKFSKQQVPYELEEERGQLVDIMIDSHPYYDGKKVALYGDPDVLIALSKFLLELGMIPKYVITGTPSNVFEKQMQALFDEFGVEGCIAKQDADLFELHQLIKNESVDLLMGGTHGKYIARAEDIPLVRIGFPVLDRYVHSYMPNVGYRGAMRLLELMLGALMDRQDRDVKDEDFELVM
- the nifE gene encoding nitrogenase iron-molybdenum cofactor biosynthesis protein NifE, coding for MEKRISNSLLEEREDFVCFKEGHNKKSMKCDGDSVSGSVSQRACVYCGARVVLNPITDAYHIVHGPIGCASYTWDIRGSLSSGENLYRNSFSTDLSEQDVIFGGEKKLIAAIEGIMENHNPKLIFVYATCIVGVIGDDVKAVCKMAEEKYNVPVIPVMSPGFSGNKSKGYKLACNALMNLFSRNILPKRKGINMLGDFNLAGEIWIVKEYLKKIGVDVISTITGDSSYAKLVKASSASFNVVQCAGSMTYLAKRMEAEMDIPFVKISFVGLEDTKNSLLRIASLFGDEEMLAKAKAFVKEEEEKIMPILEKYKENLKGKKAAIYVGGGFKAISLIKQFNELGIDTVMVGTQTGKKDDYEVINSLVKDGTVVLDDANPSELEKFMIEQDVDILVGGVKERPLAYKLGVAFCDHNHERKHPLGGFVGAVNFAKEINLSINSPVWKYVKESEENEGI